From Bacillus sp. Bos-x628, the proteins below share one genomic window:
- a CDS encoding NADH-dependent flavin oxidoreductase: MKNKFKPLFEPFTFPNGVSINGRMVVAPMTHFSSHEDGTISKEEIDFITARSSEMGMVITACANVTPDGKAFEGQPSVARDEDIPGLKKLASSIQAKGTKAILQIHHGGSQALPHLIPNGDVVAPSDVFKDGKQIARALTEEEITHIIDSFKEAARRAVQAGFDGVEIHGANGYLLHQFYSPYSNQRTDQWGGNDEKRLAFPIAVVDAVKEGIEKHVTKPFILGYRLSPEEPETPGLTMAETFTLVDALKTKGLDYLHISLMEIDAKARRGADPSKTRMELLKERCGDELPLIGVGSVITAEDALNAYNQGIPLIAIARELIVDPDWAVKIKQGRENEIETVIKRRQKDKYLIPEGLWTVMEANQGWVPMED, translated from the coding sequence TTGAAAAATAAATTTAAGCCTTTATTTGAACCATTTACATTCCCAAACGGGGTCTCAATAAATGGACGAATGGTCGTTGCTCCAATGACACATTTCAGTTCTCATGAAGATGGCACGATTTCAAAAGAAGAGATTGATTTCATTACAGCAAGATCAAGCGAAATGGGCATGGTAATTACAGCTTGTGCCAATGTCACACCAGATGGTAAAGCCTTTGAAGGACAGCCTTCGGTTGCAAGAGATGAAGATATACCCGGTTTAAAAAAACTGGCCTCTTCCATCCAAGCAAAAGGAACAAAAGCGATTTTGCAAATTCATCACGGCGGCTCTCAAGCACTCCCGCATTTAATTCCAAATGGTGATGTTGTGGCTCCAAGTGACGTTTTCAAAGATGGAAAACAAATCGCACGTGCTTTAACTGAAGAGGAAATTACACATATTATTGACTCCTTCAAGGAAGCTGCAAGAAGAGCTGTTCAAGCTGGTTTTGATGGAGTTGAAATTCATGGAGCAAACGGATATTTATTACATCAATTCTACTCTCCGTATAGTAATCAGCGGACAGATCAATGGGGAGGAAATGATGAAAAACGCCTTGCATTCCCTATCGCCGTTGTGGATGCCGTAAAAGAAGGCATTGAAAAGCACGTCACAAAACCATTTATTCTAGGGTATCGACTTTCTCCTGAAGAACCAGAAACACCTGGTTTGACGATGGCAGAAACATTTACATTAGTCGATGCTTTAAAGACAAAAGGTCTCGATTACCTGCATATCTCATTAATGGAAATTGACGCTAAAGCAAGACGCGGCGCCGATCCAAGCAAAACACGTATGGAATTGTTAAAAGAACGCTGCGGCGATGAACTTCCGCTTATCGGTGTAGGCAGCGTCATTACGGCAGAAGATGCACTGAATGCTTACAATCAGGGAATACCGCTTATCGCCATTGCACGAGAGTTGATCGTTGATCCGGATTGGGCTGTCAAGATTAAACAAGGACGAGAAAATGAAATCGAAACCGTCATTAAACGTAGACAAAAAGACAAATATCTGATCCCAGAGGGTCTTTGGACCGTCATGGAAGCGAATCAAGGCTGGGTTCCGATGGAGGATTAA
- a CDS encoding CotD family spore coat protein: protein MYHHHCQPNVTKPIVHPTNHCCTHSESTTIVPHIHPQHVTNVHHQNFKHVHYFPHTYSQVDPATHQHFNCGGPCCNR, encoded by the coding sequence ATGTACCATCATCATTGCCAACCAAATGTTACAAAGCCAATTGTTCATCCGACGAATCATTGCTGTACACACAGTGAGTCAACAACCATTGTGCCGCATATCCATCCGCAACATGTGACAAACGTCCACCATCAAAATTTCAAACATGTTCACTACTTCCCGCATACGTATTCTCAGGTGGACCCGGCAACACATCAACACTTTAACTGCGGAGGACCTTGCTGTAACAGATAA
- a CDS encoding DUF1273 domain-containing protein has protein sequence MKRIAVTGYKPFELGIFKEGEPALQYIKAELRKRLTSLAEEGLEWVLISGQLGAEIWTAEVVFELQEEYPALKLAVITPFYQQEERWNEQNKELYKGVLAKADFVESVSHRPYESPAQFKQKNRFFIEKTEGLLVLYDPEHEGSPKYMIREAETYADYPIMYITMDDLRAQVEAKDPFFK, from the coding sequence ATGAAAAGGATCGCTGTAACAGGGTACAAGCCATTTGAACTTGGGATATTTAAAGAAGGAGAACCTGCACTTCAGTACATAAAAGCGGAACTTCGGAAAAGATTGACTTCACTGGCAGAAGAAGGACTTGAGTGGGTCCTTATTTCAGGTCAGCTCGGCGCAGAGATTTGGACGGCCGAAGTGGTATTTGAGCTTCAAGAAGAATACCCAGCTTTAAAACTTGCTGTGATTACACCATTTTATCAACAGGAAGAGCGTTGGAATGAACAAAATAAAGAACTGTATAAAGGTGTGCTAGCAAAAGCAGATTTTGTTGAGAGTGTCTCGCATAGGCCGTATGAAAGTCCAGCACAGTTCAAACAGAAAAACCGCTTTTTTATTGAAAAAACAGAAGGCCTTCTCGTCTTATATGATCCTGAGCATGAAGGCTCTCCAAAGTATATGATCAGAGAAGCTGAGACATATGCTGATTACCCAATTATGTATATAACGATGGATGATCTAAGAGCACAAGTTGAGGCGAAAGATCCGTTTTTTAAATAA
- the gpsB gene encoding cell division regulator GpsB, with product MLADKVKLSAKEILEKEFKTGVRGYKQEEVDKFLDMVIKDYETFHQEIEKLQQENLHLTKQLEEAVEQGKRQPAQSNTTNFDILKRLSNLEKHVFGSKLYD from the coding sequence ATGCTTGCTGATAAAGTAAAGCTTTCTGCAAAAGAAATTTTAGAAAAAGAATTTAAAACAGGTGTTAGAGGGTATAAACAAGAAGAAGTCGATAAATTTTTAGATATGGTCATTAAAGACTATGAAACATTCCATCAAGAAATCGAAAAACTTCAACAAGAAAACCTTCACTTGACGAAACAACTTGAAGAAGCAGTCGAGCAAGGAAAAAGACAGCCTGCCCAGTCCAATACAACAAACTTCGATATTTTAAAAAGACTATCTAACCTTGAGAAACACGTCTTCGGTAGCAAACTTTATGATTAA
- a CDS encoding class I SAM-dependent RNA methyltransferase has product MRTYTLIATAPMGIEAIVAKEVRDLGYECTVDNGKVIFQGDALAICRANLWLRTADRVKVQVAEFPAKSFDELFERTKAIDWAAYLPKNSTFPVIGKSVKSQLASVPDCQRIVKKAIAQKLRSAYNIQSEWLEETGPEYKVEIALLKDKAVLTLDTSGVGLHKRGYRTDQGGAPIKETLAAALVLLTNWTPDRPFVDPFCGSGTIAIEAAMIGQNIAPGFNREFASEAWTWIGEDVWNQARHEVEEKANYDQPLQITASDIDHRMVEIAKMNAEEAGLSELIQFKQMQVKDFQTKEEYGVIVGNPPYGERLSDKQAVEKMYRDMGKVFKELETWSIYILTSYEKFEECFGKKATKKRKLFNGFIKTDYYQYWGKRPPKKQRTEA; this is encoded by the coding sequence ATGAGAACTTATACACTCATCGCGACAGCTCCAATGGGCATTGAAGCAATTGTTGCAAAAGAAGTAAGAGACCTTGGCTATGAGTGCACAGTAGATAATGGGAAAGTGATTTTTCAAGGAGATGCTCTTGCGATTTGCCGCGCAAACCTTTGGTTGCGCACAGCGGATCGTGTAAAGGTACAAGTAGCTGAATTTCCGGCGAAATCATTTGACGAGCTTTTTGAACGAACGAAAGCGATTGACTGGGCGGCTTACTTACCGAAAAATAGTACATTCCCTGTCATCGGTAAGTCTGTCAAATCACAGCTTGCAAGTGTGCCGGATTGTCAGCGAATCGTCAAAAAGGCCATTGCACAAAAATTAAGATCAGCTTACAACATTCAGTCTGAATGGCTGGAGGAGACAGGACCAGAATATAAAGTTGAGATTGCCCTTTTAAAAGATAAGGCAGTTCTCACACTCGATACATCTGGTGTAGGACTCCACAAACGTGGATACCGCACGGATCAGGGAGGGGCCCCCATTAAAGAAACCCTTGCTGCGGCTTTGGTATTATTGACGAATTGGACGCCTGACCGTCCATTTGTTGACCCTTTTTGCGGATCTGGAACGATTGCAATTGAAGCGGCAATGATAGGCCAGAACATTGCCCCAGGATTTAACCGGGAATTTGCTTCAGAAGCATGGACGTGGATTGGTGAGGACGTATGGAATCAAGCGCGTCATGAAGTGGAAGAAAAAGCCAATTATGATCAACCTCTACAAATCACCGCAAGTGATATTGACCATCGCATGGTGGAAATTGCGAAGATGAATGCAGAAGAAGCTGGTTTAAGTGAATTAATTCAATTTAAGCAAATGCAAGTGAAAGACTTTCAAACAAAAGAAGAGTATGGTGTGATTGTAGGGAATCCGCCTTACGGAGAACGCCTCAGTGATAAACAAGCTGTCGAAAAAATGTACCGAGATATGGGGAAAGTATTTAAAGAGTTAGAGACATGGTCGATTTATATACTAACGTCATATGAAAAGTTTGAAGAGTGTTTTGGAAAAAAAGCAACCAAAAAGAGAAAACTGTTCAATGGATTCATTAAAACAGACTATTATCAATATTGGGGAAAACGTCCACCTAAAAAACAACGAACTGAAGCATAA
- a CDS encoding ATP-dependent DNA helicase, whose translation MTASRLPFSLSKEHNFYEELGNWIGDVFYDILPEKGFDLRDEQIFMAFQLERAFKEKSVMFAEAGVGTGKTIVYLLFAVAYARYTGKPAIIACADETLIEQLVKQEGDIYKIAHHLEIQIDARLSKSHDQYLCLKKLEKTMQREDDEKWLDIYESLPSFVHESHGMQTFYPYGDRKEYPKLSNDEWAKIGYDSFQDCLTCDMRHRCGLNLSRDYYRRATDLIICSHDFYMEHVWTKESRKREGQLPLLPEHSSVVFDEGHLLEFAAQKALTYRVKQSTLETFLERLLQNDIREEFAELVEDALATNDEFFYLLKTNAKEVKGSHRHEIERDEEVKRSASELCDLLEKIGEALVFESEMYTIDQYELSVVEEYIEQMAYSLSLYQKNAISWLEKQELDTTFVVMPKTVAEVLGEKVFSQKIPYIFSSATLSDNQSFDYLAKSLGIKDYLSMSVASPYDYEEQMRIYFHGISQPFPQAEAKANQVMSHLKENGGHSLILFPSFDDLHLFRKQFDASNEALPFHVYFEGDEEISTIVQKFQADETSVLCSVHLWEGLDIPGQSLTSVVIWGLPYPPHDPVFEAKRNEAKNAYAEVDLPYMLLRLRQGIGRLIRTSQDSGTIHVYFDCKKDAKLQSKIESVLPVTPVISS comes from the coding sequence GTGACAGCATCTCGTTTGCCTTTTTCATTATCAAAAGAACATAATTTTTACGAAGAGCTGGGCAACTGGATTGGTGATGTGTTTTATGACATTTTACCAGAAAAGGGCTTTGATCTTCGGGATGAACAAATATTCATGGCTTTTCAGCTAGAAAGAGCTTTTAAAGAAAAAAGTGTGATGTTTGCAGAAGCTGGGGTAGGCACAGGCAAAACAATCGTCTATCTATTATTTGCCGTCGCATATGCAAGGTATACAGGGAAACCTGCGATTATTGCATGTGCTGATGAAACATTAATTGAACAGCTTGTCAAACAAGAAGGTGACATCTATAAAATTGCTCATCACCTAGAGATTCAAATAGATGCGAGATTAAGTAAATCTCATGACCAATATTTATGTTTGAAAAAACTAGAGAAAACGATGCAGCGTGAAGACGATGAGAAGTGGCTTGATATTTATGAATCACTTCCTTCATTTGTTCATGAATCACACGGTATGCAAACCTTTTATCCGTATGGCGACCGAAAAGAGTACCCAAAACTATCAAATGATGAATGGGCAAAAATCGGCTATGACTCTTTTCAAGATTGCTTGACTTGTGACATGCGTCACCGCTGCGGTCTGAATTTATCAAGAGATTATTATCGCAGGGCAACGGATCTTATCATTTGTTCTCATGACTTTTACATGGAACATGTGTGGACAAAGGAGTCTCGTAAGCGTGAAGGTCAGCTTCCGCTTTTACCTGAACATAGTTCTGTCGTATTTGATGAAGGGCATCTTCTTGAGTTTGCAGCTCAAAAAGCTTTAACGTACAGAGTCAAGCAATCAACTCTTGAGACATTCTTAGAGCGACTTTTACAAAATGACATTCGTGAGGAATTTGCAGAGCTCGTTGAAGATGCGCTTGCAACAAACGATGAATTCTTTTATCTCTTGAAAACAAATGCAAAAGAAGTCAAAGGTTCACATCGACATGAAATTGAACGCGATGAAGAGGTCAAGCGTTCAGCAAGTGAATTGTGTGACTTACTTGAAAAAATCGGAGAAGCGCTCGTTTTCGAATCCGAGATGTATACAATTGATCAATACGAATTGTCTGTGGTGGAAGAGTATATTGAACAAATGGCTTATTCGCTTTCACTTTATCAAAAGAATGCCATTAGCTGGCTTGAAAAGCAGGAATTAGACACTACGTTTGTCGTTATGCCAAAGACGGTTGCAGAGGTGCTTGGTGAAAAGGTATTCTCACAAAAAATCCCTTATATTTTCTCTTCAGCTACATTGTCTGATAATCAATCTTTTGACTATTTAGCGAAAAGTCTTGGCATCAAAGACTATTTATCTATGAGTGTTGCCTCGCCGTATGATTATGAAGAGCAAATGCGTATCTATTTTCATGGTATTTCACAGCCGTTCCCTCAAGCAGAGGCAAAAGCAAATCAAGTCATGTCTCATCTGAAAGAAAATGGGGGCCATTCACTCATCTTATTTCCTTCATTTGATGACCTTCATTTGTTTAGAAAACAGTTTGACGCATCGAATGAAGCATTGCCTTTCCATGTGTATTTTGAGGGAGACGAGGAGATTAGCACCATTGTTCAAAAGTTTCAAGCAGATGAAACGTCTGTTTTATGTTCTGTACACCTTTGGGAAGGATTAGATATTCCAGGTCAATCACTGACGAGTGTTGTCATCTGGGGACTTCCTTATCCGCCTCATGATCCTGTATTTGAAGCAAAGCGTAACGAAGCGAAAAATGCATATGCTGAAGTAGACCTTCCATATATGCTGCTACGATTAAGACAAGGCATTGGGAGACTGATTCGGACAAGCCAAGATTCTGGGACCATTCATGTGTATTTTGATTGCAAGAAAGACGCTAAGCTTCAAAGTAAAATTGAATCTGTACTGCCAGTTACACCAGTCATTAGTTCATAA
- a CDS encoding carboxypeptidase M32, whose translation MSLESQEKAFYQLLGKIAHYTEALHLLYWDSRTQAPKKGADFRSETIGQLSSDIFNMKTSDEMRDLLAALNKHRDELSLDTQKALELSQKEYDENSKIPKEEFKEYSILQSKAEHVWVEAREKSDFSLFAPYLKQLIDFNKRFIQYWGVKKTPYDVLLNNYEPDMTVEQLDQMFGALREAIVPLVKKIEASSNKPDTSFLFKSFPIDKQKELSTFFLKELGYDFDAGRLDTTVHPFAVTLSRGDVRVTTRYDEHDFRMALFGTIHECGHAIYEQNIDESLSGTLLCDGTSMGIHESQSLFFENFIGRHEDFWKTYYQKLQDASPEQFKDVSLKDFVHAVNESKPTFIRIEADELTYPLHIIIRYEIEKAIFNEDVAVEDLPALWNEKYKAYLGITPPNDALGILQDVHWSDGSFGYFPSYALGYMYAAQLKHQMLKDLPNFDELIQNGSFAPIKQWLTEHVHKHGKRKKPSEIIQDATGEELNVQYLINYLTDKYTKLYLS comes from the coding sequence ATGAGTCTTGAATCACAAGAGAAAGCGTTTTATCAATTACTAGGAAAAATCGCTCACTATACAGAGGCGCTCCATTTACTTTATTGGGATTCCAGAACACAAGCTCCTAAAAAAGGCGCTGATTTCAGATCTGAAACCATCGGTCAATTATCAAGTGACATTTTTAATATGAAAACTTCTGATGAAATGAGAGATCTTCTTGCTGCATTAAATAAACATCGAGATGAGCTGTCTCTAGATACACAAAAGGCACTCGAATTATCACAAAAAGAGTATGATGAAAACAGTAAAATTCCAAAAGAAGAATTTAAGGAATATTCCATTTTACAATCAAAAGCAGAGCATGTATGGGTAGAGGCGAGAGAAAAATCAGACTTTTCGCTTTTTGCGCCATACTTAAAGCAACTCATTGATTTCAATAAACGTTTTATTCAATATTGGGGCGTCAAAAAAACGCCGTATGATGTACTGCTTAATAATTATGAGCCTGATATGACGGTTGAGCAACTCGATCAAATGTTTGGCGCGCTACGTGAAGCCATCGTTCCTTTAGTGAAAAAAATCGAAGCCTCTTCAAACAAGCCGGATACTTCATTTTTATTTAAAAGTTTCCCGATCGATAAGCAAAAAGAACTTAGTACCTTTTTCTTAAAAGAGTTAGGCTATGACTTTGATGCGGGTCGTCTTGATACGACAGTTCATCCGTTTGCTGTGACATTAAGCAGAGGCGATGTTCGTGTGACTACTCGATATGATGAACATGATTTTCGTATGGCGCTCTTTGGCACGATTCATGAGTGTGGTCATGCCATCTATGAACAAAACATTGATGAATCATTGAGCGGAACTCTGTTATGCGACGGTACGTCTATGGGCATCCATGAGTCGCAGTCACTGTTCTTTGAGAACTTTATTGGCAGGCACGAAGATTTCTGGAAAACATATTATCAAAAGCTACAGGATGCTTCTCCTGAACAATTCAAAGATGTTTCTTTAAAAGATTTTGTGCATGCTGTCAATGAATCAAAACCGACATTCATTCGAATTGAAGCAGATGAGCTGACGTACCCGCTCCATATCATCATTCGCTATGAAATTGAAAAAGCCATTTTCAATGAAGATGTAGCGGTTGAAGATCTGCCTGCACTTTGGAATGAAAAATACAAAGCGTATCTTGGCATTACTCCGCCTAACGATGCACTTGGTATCTTACAGGATGTTCACTGGTCTGATGGAAGCTTTGGCTATTTCCCTTCATATGCTCTTGGTTATATGTATGCGGCACAATTAAAACATCAAATGCTCAAAGATCTTCCGAATTTCGATGAGCTGATTCAAAATGGGTCTTTTGCTCCGATAAAACAATGGCTGACTGAGCATGTCCACAAACATGGAAAGCGGAAAAAGCCTTCTGAAATCATTCAAGATGCAACCGGCGAAGAACTAAATGTTCAATATTTAATCAATTACTTAACAGATAAATATACGAAACTCTATTTATCATAA
- the xpt gene encoding xanthine phosphoribosyltransferase, translated as MELLRRKIENEGIVLSNQVLKVDAFLNHQIDPVLMHEIGQEFARLFEHAGITKIITIESSGIAPAVMAGLALNVPVVFARKRQSLTLTDNLLTASVYSFTKKIESTIAISNTHLDENDCVLIIDDFLANGEAAKGLAAIAKQAKAKVAGFGIVIEKSFQPGRKELVRMGFRVESLVRIESLEEGKVTFVREVQS; from the coding sequence ATGGAATTGTTGCGCCGAAAAATTGAGAATGAAGGAATCGTTCTATCGAATCAAGTGCTAAAGGTAGACGCCTTTTTAAATCATCAAATTGACCCAGTCTTAATGCATGAGATTGGTCAAGAGTTTGCTAGATTATTTGAACATGCGGGGATTACAAAGATCATCACCATTGAATCTTCTGGTATTGCGCCTGCTGTGATGGCTGGTCTTGCGCTGAATGTTCCCGTTGTGTTTGCTCGTAAACGCCAATCACTCACATTAACGGATAACTTGCTGACAGCAAGTGTATACTCCTTTACAAAAAAAATCGAAAGTACCATCGCTATTTCAAACACCCATCTTGATGAAAACGACTGTGTGTTGATTATAGATGACTTTCTTGCCAACGGTGAAGCGGCTAAAGGACTCGCTGCTATTGCAAAACAGGCAAAGGCAAAGGTAGCAGGCTTTGGGATTGTCATTGAGAAGTCATTCCAACCGGGGAGAAAAGAGCTTGTCCGAATGGGGTTCCGCGTTGAGTCGCTTGTACGTATAGAATCACTTGAAGAAGGGAAAGTCACGTTTGTACGGGAGGTACAATCATGA
- a CDS encoding nucleobase:cation symporter-2 family protein — protein sequence MSAAKKAKTLSLGIQHVLAMYTGAVLVPLIVGDALGLTPAQLTYLISADIFMCGAATLLQVWKNRFFGIGLPVVLGCTFTAVSPMIAIGSKYGISSIYGSIIASGLIVIALSFFFGKLVKFFPPVVTGSVVTIIGITLIPVAMNNMAGGEGSPDYGSFENLGMAFLVLLIIVLLYRFTKGFLKAIAILIGILLGTAIAAILGKVETAEVANAQIFRMIEPFYFGLPSFKFVPIMTMTLVAIVTLVESTGVYFALGDITNRSIKEKDLAKGYRAEGIAVLLGGIFNAFPYTAYSQNVGLIQLTGVKKNQVIVVTGALLMLFGLFPKIAAFTTIIPKSVLGGAMVAMFGMVIAYGIKMLSHVDFAKQENLLIVACSVGIGLGVTVVPQMFEHLPESIKLLTSNGIVVGSFTAIFLHIIFHMIPFQKEAHLESQVEEAKQSM from the coding sequence ATGAGTGCTGCTAAAAAAGCCAAAACGCTTTCTCTAGGCATCCAGCATGTGCTGGCTATGTATACAGGTGCAGTGCTTGTTCCGCTCATTGTTGGAGATGCGCTGGGACTCACACCGGCACAACTAACGTACTTAATTTCGGCAGATATATTCATGTGCGGTGCAGCCACACTGCTTCAAGTCTGGAAAAATCGCTTTTTTGGCATTGGTTTGCCGGTTGTTTTAGGCTGTACATTTACAGCTGTCTCTCCAATGATTGCAATTGGGTCAAAGTACGGAATTTCGTCCATATACGGAAGTATCATTGCATCAGGTTTAATAGTCATCGCACTATCCTTTTTCTTCGGAAAGCTTGTTAAGTTCTTTCCGCCTGTTGTGACGGGTTCAGTGGTGACAATTATTGGGATTACCCTTATTCCGGTGGCCATGAACAATATGGCAGGTGGAGAAGGAAGTCCTGATTATGGATCTTTTGAAAATCTAGGGATGGCCTTCCTTGTCTTGCTTATCATTGTTCTGCTTTATCGCTTTACTAAAGGGTTTTTGAAAGCTATTGCGATTTTAATCGGTATTCTCCTTGGGACAGCGATAGCTGCCATTTTAGGAAAAGTTGAAACAGCGGAAGTAGCGAATGCGCAAATCTTCCGAATGATTGAACCTTTTTATTTTGGGCTGCCATCTTTCAAATTTGTGCCGATTATGACAATGACACTTGTAGCCATTGTCACTTTAGTTGAATCAACAGGTGTGTATTTTGCACTAGGAGATATAACGAATCGTTCAATAAAGGAAAAAGACTTGGCAAAGGGCTATCGTGCAGAGGGAATTGCTGTGTTATTAGGCGGCATTTTCAATGCATTCCCGTATACGGCTTATTCACAAAACGTGGGTCTGATCCAGTTAACAGGCGTAAAGAAAAACCAAGTCATAGTCGTAACAGGTGCATTATTGATGCTGTTTGGGTTGTTTCCAAAAATCGCTGCTTTTACGACGATTATCCCAAAATCGGTACTTGGCGGAGCCATGGTGGCGATGTTTGGAATGGTCATTGCTTACGGTATTAAAATGCTGTCGCACGTTGATTTTGCAAAGCAGGAAAACTTGCTCATTGTCGCTTGTTCTGTTGGGATCGGTCTAGGAGTAACAGTTGTTCCGCAAATGTTTGAGCATCTGCCAGAATCCATTAAATTACTGACGAGTAACGGAATTGTCGTTGGAAGCTTTACAGCCATTTTTCTTCATATTATTTTTCACATGATTCCTTTTCAAAAAGAAGCTCATCTCGAAAGCCAAGTGGAAGAAGCGAAACAATCTATGTAA
- a CDS encoding 3-oxoacyl-[acyl-carrier-protein] synthase III C-terminal domain-containing protein → MAYILSVGTSLPSHHVDQQTAAKFARSQFKRSFKEIDRLLRVFDHGDIYSRQFVKPIEWYHENHSFEEKNNIYHEKALTHAKEAICNCLNETTFLKTPVPCEDIDALFFISSTGLSTPSLDAKLMNVLPFSPYTKRIPIWGLGCGGGAAGLSRAFEYIKAYPKAKVLVVACELCSLTFQPKDQSKSNLIGTSLFGDGVAAVLLSGKQAAFEYTNLKTVPKVVGTQSVTMKSSEDVMGWDFTSDGFKVIFSRDIPSIISGWLKEQVDQFLGQQGLSKDDISVFLAHPGGKKVIDAYLQSLSLQERQLFSSKEVLKNHGNMSSATVLYVIKHFLEHETAEVDEIGLCGALGPGFSSELLLMRWEGAS, encoded by the coding sequence ATGGCCTATATACTTTCAGTTGGAACCAGTCTTCCGAGTCATCATGTAGATCAGCAAACAGCAGCGAAATTTGCAAGATCTCAATTTAAACGATCGTTTAAAGAGATTGACCGACTGCTGAGAGTCTTTGATCATGGAGACATTTACAGTAGGCAGTTTGTCAAGCCGATAGAGTGGTATCATGAGAATCATTCGTTTGAGGAAAAAAACAACATCTATCATGAAAAGGCATTGACTCATGCGAAAGAGGCCATATGTAACTGTCTGAATGAAACCACATTTCTTAAAACGCCAGTTCCATGCGAAGACATTGATGCCTTGTTTTTTATCTCAAGCACTGGCTTATCGACACCAAGTCTTGATGCAAAGCTGATGAATGTACTCCCTTTTTCACCTTATACAAAACGAATCCCCATTTGGGGGTTAGGCTGCGGCGGGGGTGCGGCAGGATTGTCTCGAGCTTTTGAATACATAAAGGCCTATCCGAAAGCAAAGGTTCTTGTAGTGGCATGTGAACTTTGTAGCTTGACCTTTCAGCCAAAAGACCAATCCAAAAGTAATTTAATAGGCACTTCCCTGTTTGGTGATGGGGTTGCGGCTGTTCTGTTAAGCGGAAAACAGGCTGCGTTTGAATATACTAATTTAAAAACTGTGCCCAAAGTAGTCGGTACGCAGTCAGTTACAATGAAAAGTTCTGAAGATGTAATGGGCTGGGATTTTACAAGTGACGGTTTCAAGGTTATATTTTCACGTGACATCCCGTCAATTATTTCTGGCTGGTTAAAAGAACAGGTCGATCAATTTCTGGGACAGCAAGGACTTTCAAAAGACGATATTTCAGTTTTCCTTGCACATCCTGGTGGAAAAAAAGTCATTGATGCGTATCTTCAAAGTCTTTCCTTACAGGAAAGGCAGCTTTTTTCTTCAAAAGAAGTGCTGAAGAATCACGGAAATATGTCCTCTGCTACAGTTTTGTATGTCATCAAACATTTTCTTGAACACGAAACGGCTGAGGTCGATGAAATCGGTCTTTGCGGCGCACTTGGTCCAGGCTTTTCTTCTGAACTATTACTAATGAGATGGGAGGGAGCCTCATGA
- a CDS encoding isoprenylcysteine carboxylmethyltransferase family protein, whose product MVFWLIIGLLICQRLIEVLVAKRNEKKVKAIGAIEFGARHYPYMVAMHAAFFLSLIAETLLFQHERSRFFLSLLILLMVTQLARYWALCSLGMYWNTKILVVPNAMIVKKGPYRWMKHPNYLVVAIEFVLIPLLFQAYITAILFTCLNVWMMMVRIQTEEEALHQYLLN is encoded by the coding sequence ATGGTCTTTTGGCTAATCATTGGTCTGTTGATTTGTCAGCGGCTGATAGAAGTACTTGTTGCAAAAAGGAATGAAAAAAAAGTAAAAGCCATAGGTGCTATTGAATTTGGGGCTCGTCATTACCCTTATATGGTGGCCATGCATGCTGCTTTTTTTCTTTCGCTTATTGCAGAGACATTGCTTTTTCAACATGAACGATCCCGTTTTTTTCTGTCACTGTTGATACTGCTAATGGTTACACAGCTTGCACGATATTGGGCATTGTGTTCACTTGGAATGTACTGGAATACGAAGATTTTAGTCGTTCCAAATGCCATGATTGTGAAAAAGGGGCCATACCGTTGGATGAAGCATCCAAACTATTTGGTGGTTGCTATTGAATTTGTATTGATTCCACTATTGTTTCAGGCGTATATCACGGCGATTCTGTTTACCTGTTTAAATGTATGGATGATGATGGTGCGCATTCAGACAGAAGAAGAAGCGCTTCATCAGTATTTACTAAATTAA